The Brevibacillus brevis genome contains a region encoding:
- a CDS encoding DUF3907 family protein, protein MSATHLKQLCEETYTKLKKISMEVERFLNQVTLAGLVSASGDPEEFETYYRKYLSDLRHLLVYCENAYERLGVSLRRARFHEEFAEEVLYQVYHTCINNFYYPKGEVYEEDGRLAYTGQDCIIFRKQVIPELQQLTLSLSRVFEPMRNDLQYYETDYIAKKQMQQEKTRA, encoded by the coding sequence ATGTCAGCGACTCATCTAAAGCAATTGTGCGAAGAGACGTACACCAAGTTGAAAAAGATCAGCATGGAAGTGGAACGTTTTTTGAATCAGGTTACCCTAGCTGGTCTTGTATCCGCGTCAGGTGATCCTGAAGAATTTGAAACGTATTACCGTAAATATCTTTCCGACTTGCGCCACCTTTTGGTCTACTGCGAAAATGCATACGAAAGGCTGGGAGTATCCCTCCGGCGTGCACGATTTCATGAGGAGTTTGCCGAGGAAGTATTGTATCAGGTATACCATACCTGTATAAATAACTTCTATTATCCCAAAGGTGAGGTTTACGAAGAAGATGGGCGGTTGGCCTATACAGGTCAGGACTGTATCATTTTCCGCAAGCAGGTCATCCCTGAATTGCAGCAGTTGACCTTGTCCCTGTCCAGAGTGTTCGAACCGATGCGTAATGATTTGCAGTATTACGAGACAGACTATATTGCGAAAAAACAGATGCAACAAGAAAAAACACGAGCTTAA
- a CDS encoding ABC transporter permease: MVNSFSHLFWSEWKNLFANKTIRNILFLVPLIYLTMFGFLYSEKKVMEIPTVMVDADQTELSRELYRAFEVDHTFRITSIVGTEEEAMKLVDKGEANIALIIPAGLEKDVKAGREAEVLTVIDGSNIMISNTAVRAANTAIKSVSAGTTLKKMEALGGWGEEGKNMFTGIDYRYRVLYNPTFSYLSFMVFGLAGTVLQQVLFLGIVLSVAQQKEEGTWRDTLSRHSFFAITASKLLPYFLAGTLNMFLAFTLMLKGFAIPYYGSTFDLMLLATMFNLAVLAIGYAISFVSSSQLQATQIGMMIAVPSFMLSGYTWPLMSMPTGIVAIAKSLPLTYFLNGVREILTKGHGLSAVRNDFVVLGFMTLIGLFAAYLIYLLQIRKMKGKVSEQTAV; this comes from the coding sequence ATGGTGAATAGTTTCTCTCACCTGTTCTGGAGCGAATGGAAAAATCTTTTTGCAAACAAGACCATTCGTAATATTCTCTTCCTGGTTCCGTTGATTTATTTGACGATGTTCGGCTTTCTGTACAGTGAGAAAAAAGTGATGGAGATCCCTACTGTGATGGTGGATGCCGATCAAACCGAATTGAGTCGTGAGCTCTATCGCGCCTTTGAGGTCGATCATACATTTCGGATCACGTCTATTGTAGGAACAGAAGAAGAAGCAATGAAACTGGTTGACAAGGGCGAAGCGAATATCGCCCTGATCATTCCTGCTGGCTTAGAAAAGGATGTGAAGGCTGGGAGAGAGGCAGAGGTACTGACTGTTATCGACGGCAGTAACATCATGATTTCGAATACGGCAGTACGAGCAGCGAATACAGCCATTAAGTCTGTTTCGGCAGGAACTACGCTGAAGAAGATGGAAGCACTTGGCGGCTGGGGAGAAGAAGGGAAAAACATGTTTACGGGTATCGACTATCGATACAGAGTGTTGTATAACCCGACCTTCAGCTATCTGTCCTTCATGGTATTCGGACTTGCAGGTACAGTGCTTCAGCAAGTGCTGTTCCTCGGAATCGTATTGTCGGTTGCCCAACAAAAAGAAGAGGGTACCTGGAGGGATACACTCTCTCGCCATAGCTTCTTCGCGATTACGGCGAGCAAATTATTGCCGTACTTTCTGGCAGGAACCCTCAACATGTTCCTGGCGTTTACACTGATGTTAAAAGGTTTTGCTATCCCTTATTACGGAAGCACGTTTGACCTGATGCTACTGGCTACTATGTTTAACTTGGCGGTGTTGGCTATCGGTTATGCCATCTCCTTTGTGTCCAGCAGCCAGCTCCAGGCTACTCAGATCGGGATGATGATTGCAGTACCTTCGTTCATGTTATCTGGCTATACTTGGCCACTCATGTCGATGCCGACCGGGATTGTCGCGATTGCAAAATCTTTGCCGCTGACGTATTTCTTGAATGGTGTCAGAGAAATCTTGACGAAGGGACATGGTCTGTCAGCTGTCAGGAACGACTTTGTCGTTCTCGGCTTCATGACACTCATCGGGTTGTTCGCAGCCTATCTCATTTATTTGTTGCAGATAAGGAAAATGAAGGGGAAAGTTAGTGAGCAAACGGCGGTATAA
- a CDS encoding HlyD family secretion protein, which translates to MNKRAWIGVGSFVVSIAVLGTVLFGSNVSSMAGQNTTKLAGVIEGTEVDLSFKMGGSIEQLSLKEGDEVKAGQVVATLNSAEILAKKEQAEAAYRLSLVKLDQAKKGVSVTDNSSNAQVDQAKAAVNSAQAQLDANKNGARSEEITQLKAKLQAAQTSNQIAATNLERMKKLMAEGAVPQVKVEEAQMQADKAQAEFKAAEEQLKMAQTGSRKEQVDAAQAQLDQAKAAYNQAVAGRGQVGLKELDVKSAEANVMQAKGALAEMEAYVNNTKLTAPVDGIVKSVAVQKGELVSQGFTVLTIQTKSDNYVKFYVNEYMLANVKTGDQVKLFVPALNREVDAKVVTVAPAADFAVKKATQELGDRDIRSFQVKLLVSDPELRPGLTVEWQLEGAGNGE; encoded by the coding sequence ATGAATAAACGTGCATGGATCGGTGTAGGTAGCTTTGTAGTCAGCATTGCAGTACTTGGAACCGTATTGTTTGGTTCAAATGTAAGTAGCATGGCTGGTCAGAATACAACAAAATTAGCAGGTGTAATCGAGGGAACAGAGGTAGACCTCTCTTTTAAAATGGGCGGTTCCATCGAACAGCTCTCACTAAAAGAAGGAGACGAAGTAAAAGCAGGGCAAGTAGTTGCCACGCTAAACAGCGCGGAAATCCTTGCGAAGAAAGAACAGGCTGAAGCTGCTTACAGGCTCTCACTCGTCAAACTTGATCAGGCGAAAAAAGGAGTATCAGTGACGGATAACTCCAGCAATGCCCAAGTCGACCAAGCAAAAGCAGCAGTCAACTCGGCGCAAGCCCAGCTTGACGCGAACAAAAATGGAGCGCGTTCAGAAGAAATTACGCAGCTCAAAGCGAAATTACAAGCAGCACAAACTTCGAATCAAATTGCTGCGACGAATTTGGAACGCATGAAAAAATTAATGGCAGAAGGTGCCGTTCCACAAGTGAAAGTGGAAGAGGCGCAGATGCAAGCAGATAAGGCGCAAGCGGAGTTTAAAGCAGCAGAAGAGCAGTTGAAAATGGCTCAAACTGGATCGCGCAAAGAGCAGGTCGATGCCGCACAAGCACAATTGGATCAAGCAAAAGCTGCATACAACCAAGCTGTCGCAGGGAGAGGTCAAGTAGGCTTGAAGGAGTTGGATGTTAAATCCGCAGAAGCGAACGTCATGCAGGCAAAAGGTGCGCTGGCAGAAATGGAAGCCTATGTGAACAACACCAAGCTGACAGCTCCAGTAGACGGTATTGTAAAATCAGTTGCCGTTCAAAAGGGCGAGCTGGTTTCGCAAGGCTTTACCGTTTTGACGATCCAAACGAAATCAGACAACTATGTCAAATTTTATGTGAATGAATACATGCTTGCGAATGTGAAAACAGGCGATCAAGTGAAATTGTTTGTCCCAGCCCTGAACAGAGAAGTAGACGCCAAAGTGGTTACCGTAGCTCCTGCTGCTGACTTTGCCGTAAAAAAAGCGACACAAGAACTCGGTGATCGTGACATTCGATCCTTCCAGGTGAAGCTGCTGGTGTCCGATCCGGAATTGCGTCCAGGCCTGACGGTTGAGTGGCAACTTGAAGGAGCTGGTAATGGTGAATAG
- a CDS encoding TetR/AcrR family transcriptional regulator: protein MAPSKKDQIANGALTAFAQLGYSETTMDAIAEMAQVAKGTLYYHFSTKEELFLYVIEKGVKMLIYHVDNVMQNEELSLEDRILNVLDEHLRFFSENQDLCFLLLSAFSGDGQRDRMVGNLLGGYFSTMESHMLELQQQGYIRADIDIRTLASALFGMVGFTVLRKQFRKEPVNSAADKQTLRYMLSGMFQTK from the coding sequence ATGGCACCATCAAAAAAAGATCAAATTGCGAATGGAGCTTTAACCGCATTTGCCCAATTGGGATATAGCGAAACGACCATGGATGCAATCGCGGAAATGGCGCAGGTGGCAAAAGGAACACTCTATTATCACTTTTCCACAAAGGAAGAGCTGTTTTTGTACGTGATAGAAAAAGGCGTGAAGATGCTGATTTACCATGTAGATAATGTAATGCAAAATGAAGAGCTTTCCTTGGAGGATCGCATTCTGAATGTGCTGGATGAGCATCTTCGCTTCTTTTCCGAGAATCAAGATTTGTGTTTCCTCTTGCTGAGTGCGTTCTCAGGAGATGGACAGCGCGACAGGATGGTTGGCAATCTGTTAGGCGGCTATTTCAGCACGATGGAGTCACACATGCTGGAACTGCAGCAGCAAGGGTATATCCGGGCGGATATCGATATTCGCACACTTGCTTCCGCCCTGTTTGGCATGGTTGGTTTTACTGTGCTTCGCAAGCAATTTCGCAAAGAGCCAGTGAACAGTGCCGCAGATAAACAGACGCTTCGTTATATGCTTTCAGGAATGTTTCAAACCAAATAA
- a CDS encoding BTAD domain-containing putative transcriptional regulator, with translation MIPIHIPISKITPPGQKPYVLRRPALAKKLRLLKYTQLCLIHAGTGYGKTTSLATFLHDEALGASWYTIQDGDDALLAFVICLVESVRQAHSDFGQVLREQLIRITEQSPVPPIDNKVLVDWFVGECVQLQADHILVLDHYQRIGNGSDVDRFVQRLAEALPQKVKLVILTRSRPKWSNLDLLSARGECLELTTNDLSFTLEESEAFYSDQYDITLSDDDWGRVEEVAQGWVMALRTFGEMVTRGQTVSDSLRELSRLLHLLEVEVWTQLDAGMQRFLMEAAVLEQFDLEDCKQILGEGCMDYLLEAQRCNLFLHVHAGSHYSFHPLFQRLLSSKLAANQATYVHVNQKAAGWYRRKGDEAKAFGRLRLVEQWEVLGEWLCQASERLLQAGKLDFLYEWITLLPEHIKSEQHWLLFYQGEVERYRCLYAKAFSSYEQFLKQCEHKQDQIGLCRGLEGQARVHLDSVQGVRAEELLKRAIQLLPPFEQENEMAPRLYRLLAEIYTNRGDAKQAAAWYERSQELEQQTEVELESRLLFRTGRLQSSIQLLESKWQVEQMKHPPLTRSYRETSLLLSFVYALNGEWERGWESAETAIQLGRAAHSPFVEANGYVRKAHAALISQTLSTDEIRQLYEKGLQIMEELQSTRGKSETLLGLTLLHAREKALDQALLYGNRGIQETGAMRDDWLGSLVRMAIGIAYAKYGKEEEAWATFIDCADRLSHCGDSYSVVICQLWLSFLAYRKKQWDLFVPAVTQALSLMKSGEYQFLLQRPTLLTPHDVQQLMPILIEAERRKVSPDYVSQLLNDLGLQNVTFHPGYTLRIQTLGAFRVWLGERELSEKAWQRGTAKLLFQLLLTKRHHLLAREEIMNRLWPDSVEEAAIRDFKVSLNALNKALEPDRAARTDTFFIQRHGSSYGFNLASGYHMDVEEFEKLVTLGLAESDQRQGAILLEKGLAYYLGDYMPECRYEDWCVEERERVQSLFLRGAERLAKIMLENGQLEKTIRWCEAILRMDDCWEESYRLLMTAYYQQNNRTQAIRWYEKCVAKLSENLGVAPMPATIETYLQIIEK, from the coding sequence ATGATTCCAATCCACATCCCTATATCCAAAATAACTCCTCCAGGACAGAAGCCATATGTCTTGCGGCGACCTGCATTGGCGAAAAAATTGCGTCTGTTGAAATATACGCAGCTTTGTCTCATTCATGCAGGGACAGGCTATGGAAAAACGACTTCTCTGGCTACATTTCTACATGATGAAGCACTGGGTGCGTCTTGGTATACCATCCAGGATGGAGACGATGCCCTTCTTGCGTTCGTCATCTGTCTCGTCGAAAGCGTTCGTCAGGCTCATTCCGATTTTGGACAGGTATTGCGAGAGCAGCTTATACGTATCACAGAGCAAAGTCCAGTGCCCCCCATAGACAACAAGGTACTGGTCGACTGGTTCGTCGGGGAATGCGTACAGCTTCAGGCGGACCACATACTTGTTTTGGATCATTACCAACGAATTGGTAACGGGAGTGACGTCGATCGATTTGTTCAACGGTTAGCCGAGGCTCTTCCACAAAAGGTCAAGCTGGTCATCTTAACACGCTCTCGACCGAAATGGTCCAATCTCGACTTGTTGTCCGCAAGAGGAGAGTGTCTGGAACTTACAACAAATGACCTTTCTTTTACGCTGGAGGAGAGTGAAGCCTTTTATTCCGATCAATACGACATCACACTGTCCGACGACGATTGGGGTCGTGTCGAAGAGGTGGCACAAGGCTGGGTAATGGCGCTGCGCACCTTTGGTGAAATGGTAACGAGGGGGCAGACGGTTTCTGACAGTCTGCGTGAGCTATCGCGATTGCTGCATTTGCTGGAAGTGGAAGTCTGGACACAGCTGGATGCAGGTATGCAGCGCTTTTTGATGGAGGCAGCGGTTCTGGAACAATTCGATCTGGAGGATTGCAAGCAAATACTCGGGGAAGGATGCATGGACTATCTGCTGGAAGCACAGCGCTGTAATCTTTTTCTTCACGTCCATGCAGGATCTCATTATTCCTTTCACCCGCTTTTCCAGCGTCTCCTGTCTAGCAAGCTGGCTGCGAATCAAGCGACATACGTGCATGTCAATCAAAAGGCCGCAGGATGGTACAGACGTAAAGGAGACGAGGCAAAAGCATTTGGACGGTTGCGTCTCGTCGAGCAGTGGGAGGTGCTGGGTGAATGGCTGTGCCAAGCATCGGAAAGGTTGCTGCAAGCAGGGAAGCTGGACTTTTTATATGAGTGGATAACGCTGTTACCGGAGCACATCAAGAGCGAACAGCATTGGCTGTTGTTTTATCAGGGCGAAGTGGAACGCTATCGCTGTCTATATGCGAAGGCCTTTTCTTCTTATGAGCAATTTTTGAAACAATGTGAACACAAGCAAGATCAAATCGGGTTGTGCCGCGGGTTGGAAGGGCAAGCACGCGTTCATCTCGACAGCGTACAAGGCGTCCGGGCAGAAGAACTGCTCAAGAGGGCGATTCAACTTTTGCCCCCATTTGAGCAAGAGAATGAAATGGCGCCGAGGCTGTACCGCTTGCTGGCAGAAATTTATACGAATCGCGGAGATGCCAAACAGGCGGCAGCTTGGTACGAACGGAGTCAGGAATTAGAGCAGCAGACGGAGGTTGAGCTGGAATCACGCTTGTTGTTTCGTACTGGCCGATTGCAGTCCTCCATTCAGCTCTTGGAGAGCAAGTGGCAGGTAGAGCAGATGAAGCATCCTCCGCTGACCAGATCGTATCGGGAAACCTCATTGCTGCTATCTTTTGTGTATGCATTGAATGGCGAATGGGAGCGAGGGTGGGAATCCGCAGAAACTGCCATACAACTCGGACGAGCAGCGCATTCCCCTTTTGTAGAGGCAAATGGCTATGTTAGAAAAGCCCATGCGGCCCTCATCAGTCAAACATTATCTACGGACGAGATTCGCCAGCTTTATGAAAAAGGTTTGCAAATCATGGAGGAGCTCCAGTCGACACGCGGAAAGTCAGAAACGCTTCTGGGACTAACCCTGCTACACGCAAGAGAAAAGGCACTCGACCAAGCCCTTTTATATGGCAACAGGGGGATACAAGAGACTGGGGCAATGCGCGACGACTGGTTAGGCAGTCTGGTACGCATGGCGATTGGGATTGCTTATGCCAAATACGGGAAAGAAGAGGAAGCGTGGGCTACCTTTATCGATTGTGCCGACCGACTTAGTCACTGCGGGGATAGCTACAGTGTCGTTATTTGCCAATTATGGCTGAGCTTCTTGGCTTATCGTAAAAAACAATGGGATTTGTTCGTTCCTGCGGTGACACAAGCTCTGTCCTTGATGAAGTCCGGTGAATATCAATTCCTTCTGCAGCGACCAACCCTGCTTACACCACATGATGTCCAGCAGCTTATGCCGATTCTGATTGAGGCAGAGCGCCGAAAGGTATCGCCGGATTACGTCTCCCAGCTGTTAAATGATTTGGGCTTGCAAAACGTGACATTCCACCCCGGCTATACCCTTCGTATTCAGACGCTGGGCGCATTCCGTGTATGGCTGGGAGAGCGGGAGCTGAGCGAAAAGGCATGGCAGCGTGGGACGGCCAAGCTGTTGTTTCAGCTTTTATTGACGAAGAGACATCATTTGTTAGCCCGGGAAGAAATCATGAACCGACTTTGGCCAGACAGTGTCGAGGAAGCGGCAATCCGCGATTTTAAAGTGTCACTGAATGCGTTGAACAAAGCCCTTGAGCCAGATCGTGCTGCCAGAACAGATACATTCTTCATTCAACGCCATGGCAGCTCTTACGGTTTTAACCTGGCATCGGGCTACCATATGGACGTCGAGGAGTTCGAGAAGCTCGTAACCCTGGGCTTGGCAGAATCAGATCAGCGTCAGGGCGCCATTCTTTTGGAAAAAGGGCTTGCGTATTACTTGGGCGATTACATGCCGGAATGCCGTTATGAGGATTGGTGTGTAGAAGAGCGTGAGAGAGTGCAGTCGCTGTTTTTACGCGGAGCAGAGAGGTTAGCCAAAATCATGCTAGAGAATGGGCAATTGGAAAAAACAATCCGCTGGTGTGAAGCCATTCTGCGGATGGACGATTGCTGGGAGGAGTCGTACCGTTTACTTATGACTGCGTATTATCAGCAAAATAATCGGACACAGGCCATTCGCTGGTACGAAAAATGTGTAGCAAAACTGAGCGAGAACCTCGGGGTCGCACCAATGCCTGCAACCATAGAGACTTACCTTCAAATTATAGAGAAGTAA
- a CDS encoding YhcN/YlaJ family sporulation lipoprotein: MSGSIVAVLLFAGLLTGCSPNKEQGTEDQNGNQAKFESLGINFQNDNVARDKGPAAMISQKMVHQREPQLVTHLEGHAEKLPGVADIKVLAYKDNLIVGVLPVDTPKPDEVNPRTSIPYTPGKIVRVDNGHPDSLHRRVVDRMRSRLQAETRFNILYVTTNRAVYDRVADLHSRITNGEHISDEEFQVLLNDIGYTVIGYNLVD; the protein is encoded by the coding sequence ATGAGTGGGAGTATCGTTGCTGTGCTCCTGTTTGCCGGCTTGCTGACAGGGTGTTCGCCTAACAAAGAACAGGGCACCGAAGATCAGAACGGAAATCAGGCCAAATTTGAATCTCTCGGGATTAACTTCCAGAACGATAACGTCGCTAGGGACAAAGGACCGGCAGCCATGATTAGCCAAAAGATGGTCCATCAGCGAGAGCCGCAGCTTGTGACGCACTTGGAAGGGCATGCGGAAAAGCTGCCAGGTGTAGCCGATATCAAGGTGTTAGCGTACAAGGATAACTTGATCGTAGGTGTGCTTCCAGTCGATACACCAAAGCCTGACGAAGTCAATCCACGGACATCGATCCCGTATACGCCTGGTAAAATTGTGCGAGTCGATAATGGACATCCGGATTCGCTGCATAGACGTGTTGTGGATCGGATGAGGTCGCGCTTGCAGGCGGAAACACGCTTCAACATTTTGTACGTGACTACCAATCGGGCTGTTTATGACCGAGTTGCAGATTTGCATTCTCGAATTACGAACGGAGAGCACATCAGTGACGAAGAATTCCAAGTCCTGTTAAATGATATTGGCTATACAGTCATTGGCTATAATTTAGTGGATTGA
- a CDS encoding copper amine oxidase N-terminal domain-containing protein translates to MNLFGNGVNVLLKKVTSLLLAIALVPMAAFSAAAAPATVAPKAAQTAVKVEYNKKQIAFPDQAPIISQGRTLVPIRPIAESLGFEVQWNELTRTVTINKGKDNIRLVVTQKIAKKNGQTINLDVPAQIVNKRTVVPVRFIAEALSYKVDWDPKTQTVLIADVNPNQVGQQEKPKDPTKPATDEKKPEQVAYIDKESVEGKTFSLANLGVYQIVGKVEPGTEVTVTLEDKTYEVEVTAEGTFEFYQSTNDGIRSYTLHAEKDGKKDTFEGDFNKTN, encoded by the coding sequence GTGAACCTTTTTGGAAATGGAGTGAATGTTTTGCTAAAAAAAGTAACCTCATTACTGCTAGCGATCGCCCTGGTACCAATGGCAGCATTTTCTGCAGCGGCAGCGCCTGCAACTGTAGCGCCTAAAGCAGCACAGACTGCTGTTAAAGTGGAGTACAATAAAAAACAAATTGCGTTTCCTGACCAAGCACCTATTATCAGCCAGGGGCGTACACTGGTTCCGATTCGTCCGATTGCAGAGAGTCTTGGTTTTGAAGTGCAGTGGAACGAACTTACTCGTACCGTAACGATTAATAAAGGGAAAGATAACATCAGACTGGTCGTTACACAAAAAATTGCCAAGAAAAATGGACAAACGATCAACCTGGACGTGCCTGCACAGATTGTGAACAAGCGTACTGTAGTACCTGTTCGTTTTATTGCGGAAGCGCTGAGCTACAAAGTAGATTGGGATCCAAAAACTCAAACGGTTTTGATTGCAGATGTGAACCCTAATCAAGTTGGACAACAGGAAAAACCAAAAGATCCGACGAAACCAGCAACAGACGAGAAAAAGCCTGAGCAGGTTGCATATATTGACAAGGAAAGTGTTGAAGGTAAGACCTTTTCTTTAGCCAATTTGGGAGTGTACCAAATCGTCGGTAAAGTAGAACCTGGAACAGAAGTTACCGTTACGTTGGAAGACAAAACATACGAAGTTGAAGTAACGGCTGAAGGTACTTTTGAATTTTACCAATCCACGAATGATGGAATCAGAAGCTACACTCTCCATGCTGAAAAAGACGGCAAAAAAGATACATTTGAAGGTGACTTCAATAAGACGAATTAA
- a CDS encoding exo-beta-N-acetylmuramidase NamZ domain-containing protein, with translation MNKFLPFLILALILTLIPPVGSSANTTAIQLGSDVLFNQFHHLIEGKKVGLITNQTGLNSQMVSTIDMLRRDRSVHLTALYAPEHGLDGKTVAGKQVTSFVHPVYAIPVYGLSGSTRKPTPEMLKDIDILLVDLQDIGSRTYTYISTLQYAMTAAKEQGKEVIVLDRPNPLGGAIVEGPVVELPYRSFFGVDTLPLAHGMTIGELALFFNRTIGVDLTVVPMQGYTRNMIYQQTGLAWIPSSPHIPSLTSVFGYMATGLGEGTPIRQGDHFTWIGAEGLDSHKYADLLNGSLLPGVIFIPENKGTAGGVRLQINDLHQFNPAKTGIYALAYAKQLQPFPVPKSTSKQIAMFDKVMGTNKIGLLLEQGKSPQEIVSSYQADLKKFVELRQKYLIYGDEPFIPMQPIQQKHPEQPKQPVQPKPSKPGKPETPTPPKPGNNNGTTNQTKNPEPATKPIPQTPKSSEKIAYLTFDDGPSSVTPRVLDTLKAHQVKATFFIVGREVAGHEAILKRIVAEGHALGGHSYSHNYQLVYKNMESFFADLEKGSQMIEKATGVKPAVFRYPGGSTNTVSLKYQDPKRYNKQHTVMQAIKAEAKQRGYTFIDWNVTNGDARSNKYTAAQTLANIKQQVKSQKEIVVLMHDSSTKSPTAEALPEIISYLKEKGYRFEVIQADRPTVSNVK, from the coding sequence ATGAACAAATTTCTCCCTTTCCTCATCCTGGCACTTATCTTAACCTTAATTCCCCCAGTAGGTAGCTCCGCCAATACGACTGCCATCCAATTGGGAAGTGATGTACTGTTCAATCAGTTCCACCATCTCATTGAAGGAAAAAAAGTCGGGTTGATTACGAATCAAACAGGTCTGAACAGTCAAATGGTTAGCACGATCGACATGTTACGACGTGATCGCTCCGTCCATTTAACCGCTCTCTATGCACCTGAACACGGCCTCGACGGAAAAACGGTCGCCGGAAAACAAGTAACGAGCTTTGTTCATCCCGTCTACGCAATACCGGTCTACGGCTTGTCTGGATCAACTCGCAAGCCGACACCAGAAATGCTGAAAGACATTGATATTCTTCTCGTCGATTTGCAGGATATCGGATCGAGAACCTACACATACATATCTACCTTGCAATACGCCATGACAGCTGCAAAGGAACAAGGAAAAGAAGTAATAGTACTGGATCGACCGAATCCACTCGGCGGAGCAATTGTCGAGGGGCCTGTAGTTGAACTGCCTTACCGCTCCTTTTTCGGAGTGGATACCCTCCCGCTTGCACATGGCATGACCATCGGAGAGCTGGCATTGTTTTTCAACCGTACCATTGGTGTAGATCTTACCGTCGTTCCGATGCAAGGGTATACACGCAATATGATTTATCAACAGACGGGCTTGGCCTGGATTCCGAGTTCACCGCACATCCCTAGCTTGACCTCGGTTTTTGGGTATATGGCAACTGGTTTGGGTGAGGGTACACCCATTCGTCAAGGCGACCATTTCACCTGGATCGGGGCAGAAGGTCTAGATTCGCACAAGTATGCCGATCTGTTAAATGGAAGTCTTCTACCTGGCGTCATCTTTATTCCTGAGAATAAAGGAACTGCTGGGGGCGTACGCCTTCAGATCAACGATCTACATCAGTTTAACCCGGCAAAAACAGGTATTTACGCGCTGGCTTATGCCAAGCAATTGCAGCCATTCCCTGTGCCAAAAAGTACGAGTAAGCAAATCGCCATGTTCGACAAGGTGATGGGTACCAACAAAATCGGCCTGCTTCTCGAACAAGGCAAATCCCCGCAGGAGATTGTTTCCTCCTATCAAGCGGATCTTAAGAAATTTGTAGAGCTGCGGCAAAAATATTTGATCTATGGCGATGAACCGTTTATCCCGATGCAGCCTATTCAACAGAAACACCCAGAACAACCAAAGCAACCAGTACAACCAAAACCATCCAAACCAGGAAAGCCAGAGACACCGACTCCACCGAAGCCTGGCAATAATAATGGAACGACCAATCAAACGAAGAACCCTGAACCAGCTACAAAACCGATCCCTCAGACACCGAAGTCTTCTGAAAAGATCGCTTATTTAACCTTTGACGATGGACCATCTTCTGTAACTCCACGCGTTTTGGATACGCTGAAAGCGCATCAAGTCAAAGCCACCTTCTTTATTGTAGGCCGTGAGGTAGCTGGTCATGAGGCCATTCTCAAAAGGATTGTAGCTGAAGGGCACGCGTTGGGAGGACATTCGTATTCCCATAATTATCAGCTGGTTTACAAAAATATGGAGAGCTTTTTTGCAGACCTGGAAAAAGGCAGTCAAATGATCGAAAAAGCAACCGGCGTAAAACCAGCCGTTTTCCGCTATCCAGGTGGCAGTACGAATACCGTCAGCTTGAAATATCAAGATCCCAAACGTTATAACAAGCAGCATACAGTCATGCAGGCGATCAAAGCAGAGGCGAAACAACGTGGCTATACGTTTATCGACTGGAATGTAACAAACGGCGATGCAAGAAGCAACAAATATACAGCCGCTCAAACACTAGCCAATATAAAGCAGCAAGTAAAGTCACAAAAAGAAATCGTCGTCTTGATGCATGATTCCAGCACCAAGTCGCCAACGGCTGAGGCTCTCCCCGAAATCATTTCGTACTTGAAAGAAAAAGGCTATCGTTTTGAAGTCATTCAAGCCGATCGTCCGACTGTTTCCAATGTAAAATAA